The Sinomicrobium kalidii genome contains a region encoding:
- a CDS encoding FecR family protein produces MTEKKFRNLLEKYINDTCTPAEKQKVEDFFSLMQEEGISSGEIKNNIALQNKLRKKILEKTQDNTSPKRKRRNFSIPGIAAAIVIFLILSAASVFYLKRNNNHITRIAEKGEQLKVMLSDSSVVYLNSGSKLFFPETFQNELREVKLEGEAYFKVMKNEKSPFVVRSGPFKTEVLGTRFVVNNYQEAPPSVTVASGKVKVTADNETSVYLTRNERVTLDTVQHKLVKETVKASRYTSWTEGEIVFNHTRLTGVAAILSRRFDVDIRIVSTSPTGCSVNGSYSGKNLKDILESLSFIYDITYKVKPDGRIDIFAKPCSTQN; encoded by the coding sequence ATGACGGAAAAAAAATTCAGGAACCTGCTGGAGAAATACATAAACGATACGTGCACTCCCGCAGAAAAGCAAAAAGTGGAAGATTTTTTTAGCCTGATGCAGGAAGAGGGAATCTCATCCGGGGAAATAAAGAACAATATTGCCTTACAAAACAAGCTTCGTAAAAAGATACTGGAAAAGACACAGGATAACACTTCTCCGAAGAGAAAAAGACGAAATTTTTCCATCCCCGGAATAGCTGCCGCGATCGTGATATTCCTAATACTATCTGCAGCCTCAGTATTTTACCTGAAAAGAAATAATAATCATATCACGCGGATCGCAGAAAAAGGAGAACAGCTAAAGGTAATGTTGAGTGATTCTTCTGTTGTATATCTCAATTCGGGCAGCAAACTCTTTTTCCCCGAAACTTTTCAAAACGAGCTAAGGGAAGTAAAACTGGAGGGAGAAGCCTACTTTAAAGTCATGAAAAACGAAAAAAGCCCATTTGTGGTACGCTCCGGCCCTTTTAAAACAGAAGTGCTGGGCACCCGCTTTGTTGTCAATAATTATCAGGAAGCCCCTCCATCCGTTACCGTAGCTTCGGGAAAAGTAAAAGTTACCGCGGATAATGAAACCTCTGTATACCTCACCCGAAACGAAAGAGTAACCCTGGATACAGTTCAGCATAAACTGGTAAAAGAAACCGTCAAAGCTTCCCGCTATACTTCCTGGACCGAAGGAGAAATCGTCTTTAACCACACCCGTTTAACCGGGGTCGCGGCAATCCTGAGCAGAAGGTTCGATGTCGACATCCGGATAGTTTCCACATCCCCTACCGGATGTTCCGTAAACGGTTCCTATTCCGGTAAAAACCTGAAAGACATCCTGGAGAGCCTGAGTTTCATCTATGACATTACCTATAAGGTCAAACCCGATGGCCGTATTGACATATTTGCCAAACCATGTTCCACTCAAAACTAA
- a CDS encoding WD40/YVTN/BNR-like repeat-containing protein has protein sequence MNRIYLITVLILCISCTSEKKYTPRDITGVSVTPLMEDSMSVRAIEIMPSGTLWFADDRGRYGYFRYGGQMVIDSVTYDTIVPHFRAIASNGRDVFMLGIGNPALLYKVNEKDEPELVYREHHEKVFYDAMTFWNEREGIAMGDPTSDCLSVLITRNGGNTWSKVPCEKLPPVKEGEAAFAASNTNIAVSGNRTWIVSGGLRSRVFYSPDKGNTWEVYDTPVVQGEPTLGLYSVDFYDRHHGIAIGGDYTRPSDNTANKVVTTDGGKHWKLVAGKKPPGYRSCIQYIPGTQGKEVIAAGFEGISFSRNGGRSWKPVSKEGFYTIRFLNDSVAFAAGKGRIARLTLKQNKVIAP, from the coding sequence ATGAACAGAATATACCTTATAACCGTACTCATCCTTTGTATTTCCTGTACATCAGAGAAAAAATATACACCGAGAGACATAACCGGGGTTTCGGTAACTCCCCTTATGGAAGATTCCATGAGTGTCCGTGCCATAGAAATCATGCCTTCCGGTACCTTGTGGTTTGCCGATGACCGGGGACGCTACGGTTATTTTCGTTACGGAGGCCAGATGGTTATCGATTCTGTTACTTACGACACCATAGTTCCGCATTTCAGGGCTATTGCTTCTAACGGCAGGGACGTATTCATGCTGGGTATAGGAAACCCTGCGCTGTTATATAAGGTGAATGAAAAAGACGAGCCGGAACTGGTGTACCGGGAGCATCACGAAAAGGTTTTTTACGACGCCATGACATTCTGGAACGAAAGGGAAGGAATAGCCATGGGAGACCCTACGAGCGACTGTCTTTCGGTGCTGATAACACGAAACGGAGGAAATACCTGGTCAAAAGTACCCTGTGAAAAGTTACCTCCCGTTAAGGAAGGGGAAGCAGCCTTTGCGGCAAGCAATACCAATATTGCCGTTTCGGGCAACAGGACCTGGATCGTTTCCGGCGGATTGCGCAGCCGGGTTTTTTATTCTCCCGATAAGGGAAATACCTGGGAGGTCTATGACACTCCCGTAGTGCAGGGCGAACCCACACTGGGACTTTACTCGGTCGATTTTTACGACAGACACCACGGTATTGCCATAGGCGGGGATTATACCCGGCCTTCAGACAACACGGCAAACAAGGTAGTAACGACCGATGGCGGAAAACATTGGAAGCTGGTGGCCGGCAAAAAGCCGCCCGGTTACCGTTCATGCATACAATATATTCCCGGAACTCAGGGCAAGGAAGTGATTGCTGCCGGTTTCGAAGGAATATCGTTTTCACGTAACGGCGGCCGAAGCTGGAAGCCGGTTTCGAAAGAAGGGTTTTATACCATCCGGTTCCTTAACGATTCCGTTGCCTTCGCTGCGGGTAAGGGAAGGATTGCCAGGCTGACCCTGAAACAAAACAAGGTTATTGCACCATAG
- a CDS encoding RNA polymerase sigma-70 factor, with product MCKEKETVRTGPEDFDLLFNQYWYELYTYARNIMRNSSAAEDIVQDIFIDLWKRSRTSHINNPGAYLYKAVKYQCAKKLKTGSLEKVQLEKVDFILANHEEPPAEENPSHRLMTQINIAVAEKLPQRCREVFIMSYYNNMSNKEIAGKLNISVSTVENHIHKALQLLRASTTYHLDIIIVLTLLTFLC from the coding sequence ATGTGTAAAGAAAAAGAAACAGTCCGTACCGGTCCTGAAGATTTCGATCTGCTTTTTAACCAATACTGGTACGAGCTTTACACATATGCCCGTAACATCATGCGTAACAGCTCTGCGGCAGAAGATATCGTACAGGACATCTTCATCGACCTGTGGAAACGTTCGCGTACTTCTCATATAAACAATCCGGGGGCCTATCTCTACAAAGCCGTAAAATATCAATGTGCCAAAAAACTAAAAACCGGAAGCCTGGAAAAAGTACAACTGGAAAAAGTGGATTTTATCCTGGCTAACCACGAAGAACCTCCTGCCGAGGAGAATCCTTCTCATAGATTGATGACACAAATTAACATTGCAGTGGCTGAGAAACTGCCACAACGATGCCGGGAAGTTTTTATCATGAGTTATTACAACAACATGAGCAATAAGGAAATAGCAGGCAAACTGAATATTTCCGTGAGCACCGTGGAAAATCACATCCATAAGGCGCTGCAATTACTCCGGGCTTCCACAACTTATCATCTGGATATCATAATCGTACTGACACTGCTTACCTTTCTCTGCTAA
- a CDS encoding SusC/RagA family TonB-linked outer membrane protein: MHSISFSLKKPVVYALALLLVFTVSRITAGTVYSQKAEQTFVNLKLHNVPVTEIFKIVENQTPFTFIYPDEVARMNKKLSVHNGNISVKELLDLLSRDLGIKYYINNTTISVKAGSGPTASKFRQTSVQGTVTDESGIPVPGASVTIKGTSVGTATDFDGNFSIRAAEGEDILVVSYIGYKTTEVTARQNIQIRLQEDVTGLEEVVVVGYGSQRKESLTGAVNTVNTENVTQRPVANLSSGMQGLSPGLNIGKNSGRPGDEVKINIRGFTSINGGAPLVLIDGIEGDIRKLNPDDVASISVLKDAGASAVYGARGAFGVILVTTKKARAGVMNVSFNSNVAWSSTTTRTDFLTDPYRVAKLVDDSFRLATGNSYTGYTEADYEELRKVAEDPSLARTIVDMRNGKEQYVHYGHTDWWNTFFRKSMPSQTYNLSVSGGSEKIKALFSFRNYETVGILKVQDDPYRTYNLRGKFDIDITDWFTLSNNIQFNNSHEVIHGGSQYGWREPWGSLIWVHALPSYNPTNPDGTALWRTELNNYTVGDGVYASMLYGKARQITDEDELTNTITANVKPLPQMNVHLSYALRRNNFNRSERSVKVPYSIFPGEIGTFGEDKLTEYANKATYNVINAYTDYTHSFGEHTLKAMIGYNQEFYRMKRIWASRQDNISDDLNSLGLGTKNPDAGGDGYEWALRGYFYRLNYNFRDKYLLELNGRYDGSSRFPEDDRWGFFPSVSAGWVISKEPFFKGAENTVNLLKLRASYGSLGNQNVPNYLYIPTLPKNTDNNYAIDGSRLEYISSPNLSPSDITWEEVNTLNLGTDFALFNNHLSGSFDWFQRNTLGMLTKGKTLPAVLGTGSPQENAADLRTRGFEVSLTYSDAFTLGNKPLRFSVTGNVSNTVTTITRFDNPNNSLLDYYEGMEIGEIWGYHSEGLFQSEEEIAQHADQSYVSSLIYSTGGLQPGDVKYRDVNGDGVVNEGENTLNDPGDRSIIGNTTPRFPYAFTVNADWNGFDLSVFFQGVAKQDWYPHTDSRSFWAMYNRPYDSFIRKDLANNMWTPENTDGFYPRLVGYTALGNNRQLGVANDRYLQDVSYLRLKNLTVGYTLPENLIAKLPLKNVRFYFSGENLFTFSGLTEYIDPEATSSDLDFNDSSTADERARAQTYPFLKTYSLGLSLEF, from the coding sequence ATGCACAGTATTTCGTTTAGCCTCAAAAAGCCGGTTGTATATGCCCTGGCACTTTTGCTGGTTTTTACCGTAAGCCGGATTACCGCAGGCACGGTTTATTCCCAAAAAGCGGAGCAGACTTTTGTAAACCTGAAATTACACAACGTACCCGTTACGGAAATTTTTAAGATTGTTGAAAATCAAACGCCTTTCACCTTTATTTACCCGGACGAAGTAGCCCGTATGAACAAAAAGCTGAGTGTTCATAACGGAAACATCAGTGTAAAGGAGCTGCTGGACCTTCTTTCCAGGGACCTTGGTATAAAATACTACATTAACAATACCACCATTTCGGTAAAAGCGGGATCGGGGCCTACTGCCTCAAAATTCCGGCAGACCTCTGTTCAGGGCACTGTAACCGATGAATCCGGTATCCCCGTACCCGGGGCCAGCGTTACCATAAAAGGAACATCCGTGGGAACCGCGACCGATTTTGACGGAAATTTCAGCATCCGGGCAGCAGAAGGAGAAGACATCCTCGTGGTATCTTATATAGGGTATAAAACAACTGAAGTAACCGCCCGGCAAAATATACAAATCCGCTTACAGGAAGACGTAACAGGGCTCGAAGAAGTAGTGGTTGTAGGTTACGGAAGCCAGCGAAAGGAATCCCTGACCGGTGCCGTAAACACCGTAAATACCGAAAATGTAACCCAGCGTCCGGTGGCCAATCTGAGTTCAGGAATGCAGGGGCTTAGTCCCGGACTGAACATCGGAAAAAACAGTGGCCGTCCCGGAGATGAGGTTAAGATCAACATCCGTGGGTTTACTTCCATAAACGGGGGCGCTCCATTAGTGCTCATAGACGGGATAGAAGGAGATATTCGCAAGCTAAACCCCGACGATGTAGCCTCCATCAGTGTTTTAAAAGATGCAGGGGCATCGGCCGTTTACGGTGCAAGAGGAGCATTTGGTGTTATACTGGTTACCACTAAAAAAGCCCGTGCAGGAGTAATGAACGTATCCTTTAACAGCAACGTCGCCTGGTCTTCCACGACGACAAGGACCGATTTTCTCACCGATCCTTATCGCGTTGCCAAACTGGTGGATGACTCTTTCCGCCTGGCCACCGGAAACTCCTATACCGGGTATACGGAAGCCGACTACGAAGAATTGAGGAAAGTTGCCGAAGATCCCTCCCTGGCACGGACCATAGTAGACATGAGGAACGGAAAGGAACAATACGTACACTACGGACACACCGATTGGTGGAATACCTTTTTCAGGAAGTCCATGCCCTCCCAGACCTATAACCTGTCCGTTTCCGGGGGAAGTGAGAAGATCAAGGCGCTCTTTTCCTTCAGGAATTACGAAACCGTCGGCATCCTCAAAGTGCAGGACGATCCTTACCGGACCTACAACCTGAGAGGCAAGTTTGACATCGATATTACCGACTGGTTCACCCTCTCCAACAACATCCAGTTCAACAACAGCCATGAAGTAATACACGGCGGCAGCCAGTACGGGTGGCGCGAACCCTGGGGAAGCCTTATCTGGGTACATGCCCTCCCTTCCTACAACCCCACAAATCCGGACGGAACAGCGCTCTGGCGAACAGAACTCAACAACTACACGGTTGGTGATGGCGTATACGCTTCAATGCTATACGGAAAGGCCCGGCAAATTACAGACGAGGACGAGCTTACAAATACCATCACGGCAAATGTAAAACCACTGCCACAGATGAACGTACACCTCAGCTATGCCTTACGAAGAAATAATTTTAACCGTTCGGAAAGATCCGTAAAGGTTCCGTATTCCATTTTCCCCGGGGAAATCGGCACGTTTGGCGAAGATAAACTTACGGAATATGCCAACAAGGCTACCTACAATGTGATAAACGCATATACCGACTATACGCATTCCTTCGGAGAGCATACGCTGAAAGCCATGATAGGTTACAACCAGGAATTTTACCGGATGAAACGCATCTGGGCAAGCAGACAGGACAATATTTCGGATGATCTCAATTCCCTGGGGCTCGGAACCAAAAATCCGGATGCAGGCGGAGACGGCTACGAATGGGCGCTTCGCGGATACTTTTACCGACTGAATTACAATTTCAGGGATAAATATCTGCTGGAACTCAACGGCAGGTATGACGGCTCTTCCCGTTTCCCGGAAGACGATCGCTGGGGCTTCTTCCCTTCCGTATCCGCCGGATGGGTCATCAGTAAAGAACCTTTTTTCAAAGGTGCGGAAAACACTGTTAATTTATTAAAGCTCCGGGCTTCCTACGGATCATTAGGGAATCAGAATGTTCCTAACTATTTATATATTCCAACACTTCCTAAAAATACAGATAACAATTATGCTATTGATGGAAGCAGATTAGAATACATCTCATCTCCTAACTTAAGTCCGTCAGACATAACCTGGGAAGAAGTAAACACCCTGAACCTCGGAACAGATTTTGCACTGTTTAACAATCACTTATCGGGAAGTTTTGACTGGTTTCAGCGAAATACTCTGGGGATGCTCACCAAAGGAAAAACACTACCGGCAGTCCTCGGTACCGGATCACCACAGGAAAATGCCGCAGACCTGAGAACACGGGGATTTGAAGTTTCTCTGACATACTCTGATGCATTTACGCTCGGAAACAAACCGCTCCGCTTTTCAGTAACGGGAAACGTTTCCAATACCGTGACTACCATTACCCGTTTTGACAATCCGAACAACAGTTTACTGGACTATTATGAAGGCATGGAGATCGGGGAAATATGGGGATATCATTCGGAAGGCCTGTTCCAATCTGAAGAAGAGATTGCGCAACACGCCGACCAAAGCTATGTTTCCAGTCTTATTTACAGCACGGGAGGATTGCAGCCCGGCGATGTAAAATACAGGGACGTCAATGGTGACGGCGTTGTCAACGAAGGTGAAAACACCCTTAACGATCCCGGCGACCGGTCCATTATAGGTAACACTACCCCCAGATTCCCCTATGCATTTACGGTGAATGCCGACTGGAACGGGTTTGACCTGTCCGTATTTTTCCAGGGTGTGGCCAAACAGGACTGGTACCCGCACACCGATTCCAGGTCGTTCTGGGCCATGTACAATCGCCCTTATGACTCTTTTATACGAAAAGACCTCGCCAACAATATGTGGACCCCGGAAAACACAGACGGATTCTATCCGCGCCTTGTAGGCTATACCGCCCTGGGGAACAACAGGCAGCTCGGGGTAGCTAACGACCGCTATCTCCAGGATGTTTCTTATCTGAGACTCAAGAACCTTACCGTGGGATACACATTACCGGAAAACCTCATTGCGAAACTCCCGTTAAAAAACGTAC
- the trxB gene encoding thioredoxin-disulfide reductase has translation MSDTVERIKCLIIGSGPAGYTAAIYAARADLKPVLYTGLEPGGQLTTTTDVDNFPGYPEGIDGPTMMVQLQQQAERFGTEVRIGMATAVELSDEKGGIHKVTIDNSKQIEAEAVIISTGASAKYLGLPSEQRLRGGGVSACAVCDGFFYKGQDVAIVGGGDTAAEEATYLANICTKVTMLVRKGEMRASKAMQHRVENTSNLEVRYFSEVDEVLGDQVVEGLRIVNNQTGEKEEIKITGLFIAIGHKPNTDIFKGQLEMDETGYIITRGKSTKTSKPGVFASGDVQDKEYRQAVTAAGTGCMAALDAERYLAAVKSPEEVES, from the coding sequence ATGTCAGATACAGTAGAAAGAATCAAATGCCTTATCATAGGGTCCGGACCTGCCGGTTATACGGCGGCTATCTACGCAGCACGTGCAGACCTGAAACCCGTATTGTATACGGGGCTGGAACCCGGAGGACAGCTCACTACCACGACAGATGTGGATAACTTTCCGGGATATCCCGAAGGGATTGACGGACCTACCATGATGGTGCAGTTACAGCAACAGGCCGAGCGCTTCGGAACCGAAGTGAGAATAGGAATGGCCACTGCCGTGGAACTCAGTGATGAAAAAGGAGGTATCCACAAGGTAACCATCGATAATTCCAAACAGATAGAAGCAGAAGCCGTGATCATTTCCACAGGTGCCTCAGCCAAATATCTCGGTTTGCCCAGTGAGCAGCGTTTACGCGGAGGCGGGGTATCTGCCTGTGCAGTGTGCGACGGCTTTTTCTATAAGGGACAGGACGTGGCCATTGTAGGGGGCGGGGATACTGCTGCCGAAGAAGCCACTTACCTGGCCAATATATGTACGAAAGTGACCATGCTGGTACGAAAAGGGGAAATGAGAGCCTCCAAGGCCATGCAGCACCGGGTGGAAAACACCTCCAACCTGGAAGTAAGGTATTTCAGCGAAGTAGATGAAGTACTGGGCGATCAGGTGGTGGAAGGCCTTCGTATTGTGAATAACCAGACAGGAGAAAAAGAGGAAATAAAAATAACGGGACTGTTTATAGCCATAGGGCATAAACCGAATACCGATATTTTTAAAGGCCAGCTGGAAATGGATGAAACCGGGTATATCATTACCCGTGGAAAATCCACCAAGACCAGCAAGCCGGGTGTTTTTGCCAGCGGGGACGTTCAGGACAAGGAATACAGGCAGGCCGTAACAGCAGCCGGAACAGGCTGTATGGCAGCCCTGGATGCCGAAAGGTACCTGGCCGCCGTAAAATCGCCCGAAGAAGTGGAAAGCTGA
- a CDS encoding SusC/RagA family TonB-linked outer membrane protein encodes MKKLLLTTLMACTFFCIAGYAQITGTITDVQNTPLPGVSIVIMGSTTGTTSDFDGHYTINASEGDVLQFSYIGMITVTRTVGDTDVIDIVMEEDTQALDEVVVTALGIEREKKALGYASQQLNSEQLLDVPESNVVSAMSGKIAGAQISTQGGAPGQGARIILRGVNSLDPDAENQPLFVIDGIPISNDSYTVGGGGSRGMTNRAADINMEDVENISVLKGGAATALYGVRGANGVVVITTRKGKAGQTEFNISASTSFDEVNKFPKTQKTYTQGWKGEYDPNSFWPTWGASVEEARSIDPSHPDLFNNYKNAYKNGYSTNIHFSASGGSEKSTFYAALSKFDQEGVIPFSDYGKISAKLSGNLQLSDKIKITGSANFINSGGARVDVDRFNTRLIYWAPRVDVNDYEFENGTMKGYRNEGRVGNNPIYGNKTNRFVDDVNRLIGNLGFNYTPIEGLDISYRFGIDYYNDSRTATAPAPRDDVADENIYENNELGYIEETRIISEDLTSNLMASYIKDLSEDFTLTVRAGWDVFQRQYDRVNTRGEELDVWNFFHLSNASNITTSQYISKYRLIGIYGEVGLSYKDFLYLTFTDRNDWASTLPEGNRSFNYPSVSTSYIFTENLNAPHWLNYGKIRASWAQIGKDPQTAYLTSDVYESDDDDFPIDEVTGWTRPENKADPGLRSEITTEIEFGTELRFLDNRLSLDVSWYKSNAKDQIIGIPLSYTTGYKGYTTNAGEIENTGWEIMLNATPVQSTDFSWNVGVNFSSNSNKIVALKEGIESVFLDSEFGYAGSSASQVLYAGLAYGNILGTSYARYYRDPEGQEIIITRDKDLPILIGEDGFPVIDREQKVLGNSTPDWMMNIRNQVNYRNFSLAFNFDFRQGFEKFNNMGNFLSAFGIADYTANRDQMIVFEGVTADGSPNTKEVYLGQGVGPDGEDYGDGFYRNVHRAVTENFVEDASWVRLKNVTLTYRFPETLLEKLSITRASISFSGTNLWLSTDYSGFDPETSARIGNADGFSGLGAFPGLRSYAATLRLTF; translated from the coding sequence ATGAAAAAACTACTGCTGACCACGCTTATGGCGTGTACTTTTTTTTGTATTGCAGGTTATGCCCAAATAACGGGGACCATAACAGATGTACAGAATACGCCCCTCCCGGGTGTGAGCATCGTAATAATGGGCTCGACCACAGGGACAACCTCCGATTTTGACGGGCATTATACCATTAATGCCTCTGAAGGTGATGTCTTGCAATTCTCCTATATTGGCATGATCACTGTAACACGAACCGTAGGGGATACCGACGTCATCGACATTGTCATGGAAGAAGACACCCAGGCCCTGGATGAGGTAGTGGTTACGGCCCTCGGGATAGAGCGGGAGAAAAAGGCGCTGGGATATGCCTCCCAGCAACTGAATTCCGAACAACTGCTGGATGTCCCGGAATCGAATGTAGTGAGTGCCATGAGCGGTAAAATTGCGGGGGCGCAGATATCCACACAGGGCGGTGCCCCCGGACAGGGAGCGAGGATCATCCTGAGAGGGGTGAATTCACTGGACCCGGATGCGGAAAACCAGCCTTTGTTTGTCATTGACGGGATTCCCATCAGCAATGATTCTTACACCGTAGGAGGCGGAGGAAGCAGGGGAATGACAAACAGGGCCGCGGATATCAATATGGAAGATGTGGAAAATATCTCCGTCCTGAAAGGGGGTGCCGCTACTGCACTATACGGTGTAAGGGGTGCCAACGGGGTAGTTGTTATCACGACCCGGAAAGGAAAAGCAGGGCAGACGGAATTCAATATTTCCGCTTCCACCTCTTTTGATGAAGTCAATAAATTTCCGAAAACCCAGAAAACATATACCCAGGGATGGAAAGGGGAGTATGACCCTAACAGTTTCTGGCCTACCTGGGGAGCGAGTGTCGAAGAAGCCAGGAGCATTGACCCGTCCCACCCGGATCTGTTTAACAATTACAAAAATGCGTATAAAAACGGGTATTCCACCAATATTCACTTCAGTGCTTCCGGCGGTTCGGAAAAATCGACCTTTTACGCGGCACTTTCCAAATTTGACCAGGAAGGGGTGATCCCTTTTTCCGATTACGGAAAGATATCGGCCAAACTCTCCGGCAATCTGCAGCTTTCAGATAAGATAAAAATAACCGGTTCGGCCAATTTTATCAATTCCGGAGGTGCACGGGTCGATGTTGACAGGTTTAATACGAGATTGATCTATTGGGCTCCGCGGGTCGATGTAAACGATTATGAGTTTGAAAACGGAACGATGAAGGGGTACCGGAACGAAGGAAGAGTAGGAAATAACCCCATTTACGGTAATAAAACCAACAGGTTTGTGGACGATGTGAACCGTTTGATCGGTAACCTGGGCTTTAACTATACGCCGATAGAAGGATTGGATATAAGTTACAGGTTCGGGATAGACTATTATAACGATAGCCGTACGGCTACGGCGCCTGCCCCGAGAGACGATGTGGCAGATGAAAACATTTATGAAAACAATGAGCTGGGCTATATTGAAGAGACGAGGATTATCAGTGAGGACCTTACTTCCAACCTGATGGCTTCCTATATCAAAGACCTGAGTGAGGATTTTACGCTTACCGTACGGGCCGGATGGGACGTTTTTCAACGCCAGTATGATCGCGTAAATACCAGGGGTGAGGAATTGGATGTGTGGAACTTTTTTCACCTGAGTAATGCTTCAAATATTACGACTTCACAATATATTTCAAAATACAGGCTCATAGGTATTTATGGAGAAGTAGGACTTTCTTATAAGGATTTTCTCTACCTTACTTTTACCGACCGGAACGACTGGGCCTCTACATTGCCTGAGGGAAACAGGTCGTTTAATTATCCTTCCGTAAGTACGAGTTATATCTTTACCGAGAATCTGAACGCACCGCATTGGTTGAACTACGGTAAAATAAGAGCTTCCTGGGCGCAGATAGGTAAGGACCCCCAGACAGCCTACCTTACTTCGGATGTATATGAGTCCGACGATGATGATTTCCCCATTGATGAAGTAACAGGGTGGACACGCCCGGAAAACAAGGCAGACCCGGGTTTGCGATCGGAAATAACCACCGAAATAGAATTTGGTACCGAACTTCGGTTTTTGGATAACAGGTTAAGCCTGGATGTGTCCTGGTATAAATCGAATGCCAAAGACCAGATTATAGGTATTCCGTTGTCATATACTACGGGGTATAAAGGGTATACGACCAATGCCGGAGAAATTGAAAATACGGGCTGGGAGATCATGCTGAACGCCACCCCGGTGCAAAGCACGGACTTTTCATGGAATGTCGGGGTGAATTTCTCCAGTAACAGCAATAAGATCGTAGCCCTGAAAGAAGGTATAGAAAGCGTTTTTCTGGACAGTGAATTCGGTTATGCAGGGAGTTCGGCTTCACAGGTACTCTATGCCGGATTGGCTTATGGTAACATTCTCGGTACCAGTTATGCCAGATATTATCGAGATCCGGAAGGTCAGGAAATCATAATAACAAGAGATAAAGACCTTCCTATACTCATAGGAGAAGATGGTTTCCCCGTCATAGATAGGGAGCAGAAAGTCCTGGGCAATTCTACACCGGACTGGATGATGAACATCAGGAACCAGGTGAATTACAGGAATTTTTCCCTGGCATTTAATTTTGATTTCAGGCAGGGATTCGAAAAGTTCAATAACATGGGGAATTTCCTCTCTGCTTTCGGGATAGCGGATTATACGGCAAACAGGGACCAGATGATAGTTTTTGAGGGGGTGACTGCCGACGGTTCGCCGAATACCAAGGAAGTATATCTCGGACAGGGAGTAGGTCCCGACGGAGAAGATTACGGGGACGGATTTTACAGGAATGTTCACAGGGCAGTTACAGAGAACTTTGTGGAAGATGCCTCCTGGGTGAGGTTGAAAAACGTTACGCTGACCTACAGATTTCCGGAAACACTTCTTGAGAAACTGAGCATTACGAGAGCAAGTATATCGTTTTCAGGAACCAATCTCTGGCTAAGTACCGATTATAGCGGGTTTGACCCCGAAACTTCTGCAAGGATAGGGAATGCCGACGGTTTTTCCGGTCTGGGTGCCTTTCCGGGACTCAGATCTTATGCCGCTACGTTACGTTTAACCTTTTAA
- a CDS encoding 3-keto-disaccharide hydrolase gives MKQLFYVLCLGAFIISCQTKTKDKNKAEPLTKTEKAPEWIPLFNGKDLNDWTVKISKHEVGDNYANTFRVEDGLMKVSYDGYENFDRQYGHIFYKKPFSAYILRLEYRFTGEQAPGGEGWAWRNSGAMLHGQAPESMLKDQDFPISIEAQILGGNGSDPRPTGNLCTPGTNVVLGDSLYTDHCLNSSSKTYHGDQWVHMDMLVLGDSVIHHIVEKDTVLTYYKPQIGGGSVSDFDAGVKKDGILLKEGYISLQSESHPIEFRKVDLLDLEPYMNNKNKLEEVLKKVRDQKLEKQN, from the coding sequence ATGAAGCAACTCTTTTATGTCCTCTGCCTGGGAGCGTTTATCATTTCCTGCCAAACAAAGACCAAAGACAAAAACAAAGCCGAGCCATTGACCAAGACTGAAAAGGCTCCCGAATGGATCCCTCTTTTTAACGGAAAAGACCTGAACGACTGGACCGTAAAAATTTCCAAACACGAAGTGGGTGATAATTATGCCAATACTTTCCGGGTGGAAGACGGGCTGATGAAAGTAAGTTATGACGGGTATGAAAATTTCGACCGGCAATACGGTCATATTTTTTATAAAAAGCCTTTTTCCGCATATATTCTAAGACTGGAATACCGTTTTACGGGCGAGCAGGCCCCGGGCGGCGAAGGCTGGGCCTGGCGCAACAGCGGGGCCATGCTGCACGGACAGGCTCCGGAGAGTATGCTCAAAGATCAGGACTTTCCCATATCCATCGAGGCACAGATACTGGGCGGTAACGGGTCTGATCCCCGCCCTACGGGCAATCTGTGTACGCCCGGGACCAATGTTGTCCTCGGGGACAGCCTGTACACAGATCATTGCCTGAACTCCAGCTCAAAAACCTATCACGGTGACCAGTGGGTGCATATGGACATGCTGGTACTGGGCGATTCCGTTATTCATCATATTGTGGAAAAGGATACGGTTCTTACGTATTACAAGCCTCAGATCGGCGGCGGTTCGGTCTCCGATTTTGATGCCGGTGTTAAAAAAGACGGGATACTACTTAAAGAAGGGTATATCTCGCTCCAGAGCGAGAGCCATCCCATCGAGTTCCGCAAAGTGGATCTCCTGGACCTGGAACCCTATATGAACAATAAAAATAAATTGGAGGAAGTTTTGAAGAAAGTACGGGATCAGAAGTTGGAAAAACAAAATTAA